A genomic segment from Deltaproteobacteria bacterium CG11_big_fil_rev_8_21_14_0_20_42_23 encodes:
- a CDS encoding glutamate dehydrogenase, with protein MTALENAMHQFDDAAQVLNLTPNQVALVKKPRRVVQVKIPVRMDDGSIEVFDGYRVQHNTARGPAKGGVRFHPMVDLDEMQALAFWMTVKSAVVNIPMGGAKGGVVCDPGKLSYGELERLSRRYILEMIDVFGPDRDIPAPDVGTNAQVMTWFMDTYSLYKGDYLPAMVTGKPIDIGGSHGRVEATAKGMLFCLRETAKVLEFELAGAKVAIQGFGNAGSNAARLLHEEGCKVVAIADVNGTYYNEKGLDIPHILEYVKVNRSLRDIETKIECERQDDPKEILYLPVDILIPAALEGQIRHRNADRIQAKVIAECANGPTSYRANKILDQNGVFIIPDILCNAGGVTVSYFEWVQNRLGYYWTDTRIQKELHRYMVDAFHTCFQTAQKYNVPMRTAAYVAAIDKVVVANEMRGL; from the coding sequence ATGACGGCACTGGAAAATGCCATGCATCAGTTTGATGATGCTGCGCAAGTATTAAACCTCACTCCCAATCAAGTGGCCTTGGTAAAAAAACCACGTCGTGTTGTTCAGGTAAAAATTCCAGTTCGTATGGACGATGGAAGCATCGAAGTTTTCGATGGCTACCGTGTTCAGCATAACACTGCGCGCGGCCCCGCAAAAGGCGGCGTTCGTTTTCATCCCATGGTTGATTTGGATGAAATGCAAGCGCTGGCTTTTTGGATGACAGTAAAAAGTGCTGTCGTGAATATTCCCATGGGCGGAGCAAAAGGTGGTGTGGTTTGTGATCCCGGAAAACTTTCCTACGGCGAACTCGAGCGATTATCTCGTCGCTATATTTTGGAAATGATCGACGTCTTCGGTCCAGATCGTGACATTCCCGCGCCCGACGTTGGCACCAATGCGCAGGTAATGACGTGGTTCATGGACACATACTCTCTTTACAAAGGCGATTACCTTCCCGCCATGGTAACGGGAAAACCAATTGACATCGGTGGTTCCCACGGACGCGTAGAAGCAACCGCAAAAGGAATGCTTTTCTGCCTCCGTGAAACTGCAAAAGTCTTGGAGTTTGAACTTGCTGGTGCAAAGGTTGCCATTCAAGGTTTTGGAAACGCTGGCTCAAACGCGGCGCGCTTACTTCATGAGGAAGGCTGTAAAGTAGTTGCCATTGCGGATGTAAACGGAACCTATTACAACGAAAAGGGATTAGACATTCCGCATATTCTTGAATACGTAAAAGTAAATCGATCACTTCGTGACATAGAAACAAAAATTGAATGCGAACGTCAGGATGATCCGAAGGAAATTTTGTATCTTCCTGTAGACATTTTGATTCCAGCTGCGCTTGAAGGCCAGATTCGTCATCGTAACGCAGATAGAATTCAAGCCAAAGTTATTGCTGAGTGCGCAAATGGTCCAACTTCTTACCGTGCAAATAAAATTTTAGATCAAAATGGTGTCTTCATTATTCCAGATATCCTCTGTAACGCAGGTGGAGTAACGGTTTCCTACTTCGAGTGGGTTCAAAACAGACTTGGCTACTACTGGACAGACACGCGCATTCAAAAAGAGCTTCACCGTTATATGGTGGACGCTTTCCACACGTGTTTTCAAACGGCGCAAAAATATAATGTGCCCATGAGAACAGCTGCCTACGTTGCTGCTATTGACAAAGTAGTAGTAGCAAACGAGATGCGAGGACTCTAA
- a CDS encoding divalent-cation tolerance protein CutA: MSDASLCCTTTANLKDAKKLAKRLVTKKLASCVQVIPKILSFYEWDGALQEESECLLLIKTPQYCVEEIKDLLRAEHTYEVPEFLVFEASDALEEYLGWMQEAVE, translated from the coding sequence ATGAGCGATGCAAGCTTGTGTTGCACCACAACAGCAAACCTGAAAGACGCGAAAAAGCTGGCGAAGCGGCTGGTGACCAAAAAACTTGCTTCGTGTGTGCAGGTCATTCCAAAAATACTTTCCTTTTATGAATGGGATGGAGCCTTGCAAGAAGAAAGTGAATGTTTGCTGCTCATCAAAACTCCGCAGTATTGTGTTGAAGAAATCAAAGACCTGCTGCGAGCAGAGCATACTTACGAAGTTCCAGAATTTTTGGTGTTTGAAGCAAGTGATGCTTTGGAAGAATATTTAGGATGGATGCAAGAAGCGGTGGAGTAG
- a CDS encoding ATP:cob(I)alamin adenosyltransferase gives MSITTKTGDKLSSRFFSGEEASKDALRFEAYGTLDELVAQLGYARSLLADSQFSAEIRELQVDLFRVGGELATPHPEHHAWIQPTNASHVKAMEEKMTAHEKSISLPKSFLIPGATAASAVLDIARTVSRRLERRVVALARSGDYENKHGLIYLNRLSDYLFLLARKVEQEAGVPFDAKER, from the coding sequence CATCACCACAAAAACAGGCGACAAGCTGAGTTCACGATTTTTTTCTGGCGAGGAAGCTTCGAAAGATGCGCTTCGTTTTGAAGCGTATGGCACCTTGGATGAACTTGTGGCGCAGCTTGGATATGCGCGCAGTTTGCTTGCTGATTCTCAGTTTTCAGCCGAAATCAGAGAGCTTCAGGTAGATCTTTTCCGCGTGGGTGGCGAACTTGCGACACCTCATCCAGAACATCACGCTTGGATTCAACCTACAAATGCCAGTCATGTAAAAGCGATGGAAGAAAAAATGACGGCGCACGAAAAAAGTATTTCACTTCCAAAATCATTTCTTATTCCTGGCGCAACAGCTGCGTCTGCAGTTTTGGATATCGCCAGAACCGTATCGCGCCGCTTAGAACGCAGAGTGGTGGCGTTGGCCAGGAGCGGAGATTATGAAAATAAGCATGGCCTCATTTACCTCAATCGATTGTCAGATTATTTATTTCTCCTCGCCAGAAAAGTAGAGCAAGAAGCAGGCGTTCCCTTCGATGCAAAAGAAAGGTGA